A segment of the Acidobacteriota bacterium genome:
AGCGCAGGCGCCCGCACTGATGGACGAGCCGGCGTTCGAAGCCACCGCGCCCCGGAAAAAGGTCGTTCTCTTTTTCGCCTCCGGCGAGGTGGACGGCCGGCTGGAAACGGAGGAACGCGACATCTACGCTTCCGAAGAGGTCACCCTGGAAGCGAAGCAGATCCTGGTGGCCCTGATCAAGGGTTCGCTCTCCGGTCACCTGCCGGCGCTGCCTTCGGAAACCCGGTTGCGGGAGGTCTATTGGGCTGACGCGGGCTTGCTGGTGGTGGACGTCACCGGGGAGGCGAGTGTCCGGCATCCCGGGGGGATTACGGGTGAAGTCTCCTCCATCTACTCGGTGGTGAATTCCCTGACCTATAATTTGCCGCCGGTGAGCGAAGTTCAGATCCTGATCGACGGAGCCGAGGCCGACACCCTGGCGGGGCACATCGATCTCAGGAGACCGCTGCCACAGGATCTGAGCATGACGGCACTGCAAAACGGGAACGGTGATCCGGCGATCAGCGAAGTGCAGAAGTATTGAAAGGAACCCTATGCGCACCGATGGGCGGGAGAGCAGGGAGCTGCGCCCGGTAACCATACAGCCCGACTTCATTGCAGGGGCCGAGGGATCGGTGCTGATTGCGGTGGGGAAGACCCGGGTCATTTGCGCGGCCAGCATC
Coding sequences within it:
- a CDS encoding GerMN domain-containing protein — translated: MPRHIRLGMMVLVLLLVGGAVYFMNLQRQVQRLAGLPPEAQAPALMDEPAFEATAPRKKVVLFFASGEVDGRLETEERDIYASEEVTLEAKQILVALIKGSLSGHLPALPSETRLREVYWADAGLLVVDVTGEASVRHPGGITGEVSSIYSVVNSLTYNLPPVSEVQILIDGAEADTLAGHIDLRRPLPQDLSMTALQNGNGDPAISEVQKY